In Candidatus Kerfeldbacteria bacterium, a single genomic region encodes these proteins:
- a CDS encoding septum formation initiator family protein, with protein sequence MVESSRKKQEYTSLLSRLIHSRALIIGEIIVLVVLASAVGKEIIRKYQIQHEIAALQEQAESLASTNQQLQQLITYFESDAYAEEQARLKLGLQKPGESVVTVLGAETDVASVTMAPESNTTTDGVEQSNPRRWLNYFF encoded by the coding sequence ATGGTTGAATCATCACGAAAAAAACAAGAATACACATCGTTACTTTCTCGTCTGATACATTCTCGAGCGCTTATTATTGGAGAGATTATCGTATTGGTTGTTTTGGCAAGCGCTGTTGGCAAAGAAATTATTCGCAAGTATCAAATCCAACATGAAATAGCCGCTTTGCAAGAACAGGCAGAATCATTGGCGAGCACAAATCAGCAATTACAGCAGTTAATTACATACTTTGAAAGTGATGCGTATGCGGAAGAGCAGGCTCGCTTGAAATTAGGTTTGCAGAAACCGGGCGAATCGGTGGTGACGGTTTTAGGTGCCGAAACGGACGTTGCGAGTGTTACCATGGCACCGGAATCTAATACAACTACCGATGGCGTTGAGCAGAGCAATCCACGTCGTTGGTTGAATTATTTTTTCTAA
- a CDS encoding nickel-dependent hydrogenase large subunit, translated as MHLLDLTLKKEITKVEGSATLDVKIAGGKVEHCRFGISEYKRFYTQGMRGKPYRALPTLLARICGTCSNAHLLASIEACEKALGFQLSEQAIKLKHLTMYGLNIRDHALHLYLFAMPDMFGKDSFLEFDENKPDEHQILHDAFEIKAAGNYLSIIIAGRSVHAIKPQIGGFAGIPKPEEIATAVQKLEAARPAVLRTIKIFAEAKDRFDRQTKFMAMVARPFSFLEGHIVSDQGDYIEEKDYRNHLEHTIIPYSHASGYKFKGQSFMVGALARINLAKETLHPATKKDAADALASFPSTNIFHNNLAQAIEILHCLDHSIELLQSTQFKAEPLAQPTLEKGTGIGVVEAPRGTLYHRVTIGTDGKVIKGDIVVPTGQNQINIEQDLARRIEELLPSDPDADTLQLEMEKLIRAYDPCMSCASHFLKVRIDGAAVRAGHKLQQRSDGTVSQK; from the coding sequence ATGCACCTGCTCGATCTCACTCTAAAGAAAGAAATTACTAAAGTTGAAGGTTCAGCAACGCTGGATGTCAAAATTGCGGGCGGAAAAGTTGAGCACTGTCGATTTGGCATATCCGAGTATAAACGATTTTATACCCAGGGCATGCGTGGTAAACCCTACCGCGCCCTACCGACACTCCTTGCGCGCATTTGCGGCACCTGCTCTAATGCCCACCTTCTCGCGAGTATCGAAGCGTGTGAAAAGGCGCTTGGTTTTCAGTTATCTGAACAAGCGATCAAACTCAAACATTTGACCATGTATGGATTGAATATACGAGATCACGCACTACATCTCTATTTATTTGCCATGCCAGATATGTTCGGCAAGGATTCATTTTTGGAGTTTGATGAAAATAAACCAGACGAGCATCAAATATTGCATGACGCATTTGAGATTAAGGCTGCCGGTAACTATTTATCGATTATTATCGCCGGCCGATCAGTTCATGCGATCAAGCCGCAGATTGGCGGGTTCGCCGGTATCCCCAAGCCCGAGGAAATAGCCACTGCAGTGCAAAAATTAGAAGCAGCCCGACCTGCTGTTTTGCGTACCATTAAAATATTTGCAGAAGCCAAGGACCGCTTTGATCGCCAAACGAAATTTATGGCCATGGTGGCACGACCGTTCTCCTTCCTTGAAGGACACATTGTAAGCGACCAAGGCGATTACATCGAAGAGAAAGACTATCGTAACCACCTGGAACATACGATTATCCCCTATTCACACGCCTCCGGATATAAATTTAAAGGTCAATCCTTTATGGTTGGGGCCTTAGCGCGAATCAATTTAGCAAAAGAAACCCTGCATCCGGCAACCAAAAAAGACGCGGCTGACGCACTCGCATCATTCCCCTCAACTAACATTTTTCACAATAATCTTGCCCAAGCTATCGAGATACTTCACTGCCTCGATCATAGCATTGAATTACTTCAATCAACGCAATTTAAAGCAGAGCCATTGGCTCAACCGACGCTCGAAAAAGGCACCGGAATCGGCGTCGTTGAAGCCCCGCGCGGTACGCTCTATCATCGCGTAACTATCGGCACAGACGGAAAAGTGATTAAAGGTGACATTGTCGTCCCGACCGGCCAAAATCAAATTAACATTGAGCAAGACTTAGCCCGACGCATTGAAGAATTATTACCCAGCGATCCGGATGCTGATACGCTGCAATTAGAAATGGAAAAGCTCATTCGTGCGTACGACCCGTGCATGAGCTGTGCCTCCCATTTTCTCAAAGTCCGTATTGACGGAGCAGCTGTACGAGCTGGTCATAAGCTACAGCAGCGCTCAGATGGGACGGTATCCCAAAAATAA
- a CDS encoding class I SAM-dependent methyltransferase, with the protein MTQTNQPTWDDVYKKTPAERLPWYYAELDPDFARALEAIDGPTKRVLDVGSGPGTQAIALAERGFDVVGVDIAPTAVEYAQVRAREHGVQVDFKVDDILETSLHGPFDYIIDRGVFHTFMPPSRAPYVHTTYQLLRPDGYMLLKCFSHQQPGTDGPFRFSPSQLEEYFAPYFDIISIEDSVFHGSYPHVKALFAILQRR; encoded by the coding sequence ATGACACAGACAAATCAACCAACCTGGGATGACGTATATAAAAAAACTCCGGCCGAACGGCTGCCGTGGTATTATGCTGAATTAGATCCGGATTTCGCCCGGGCACTTGAGGCTATTGATGGTCCAACCAAGCGGGTCCTGGATGTTGGCTCGGGGCCTGGTACGCAGGCGATTGCCTTGGCTGAGCGGGGATTTGACGTGGTCGGCGTGGATATCGCGCCTACTGCCGTAGAGTACGCTCAGGTGCGCGCCCGTGAGCATGGAGTCCAGGTAGATTTTAAAGTCGACGACATTCTCGAAACCTCTTTACATGGGCCATTTGATTATATTATTGATCGTGGTGTATTCCACACATTCATGCCGCCGTCTCGAGCGCCCTATGTCCATACTACTTATCAATTGTTGAGACCAGATGGGTACATGTTGCTTAAGTGCTTTAGCCATCAGCAGCCCGGCACGGATGGTCCGTTTAGGTTTTCACCTTCTCAACTTGAAGAGTATTTTGCACCATATTTTGACATTATTTCGATTGAGGATTCCGTTTTTCATGGCAGTTATCCGCATGTGAAAGCGTTATTTGCCATTTTGCAGCGCCGGTAG
- a CDS encoding DMT family transporter, with the protein MSRSNAYWLALGTALISGFSNYLAKIAVTVVSDPVVFTLLKNAVVAVLLVGIIAFVSRFREWRRLSRQQWVRLITIGVVGGSIPFILFFVGLTKTTALSGGLIHKTLFIWVALLAVPFLKERITALQGAAFILLILGNFMLGGVKGFSWGTGELMILAATLFWAVENIIAKKVLADLSSITVAGARMAFGSVILAVVVLFQGNFDMIFTLTGTQWLWTLIPAALLLGYVTTWYTALKYARASIVASLLVPATFITNILTQVLQDKTMTPAQISSGVAICLGIGLLLWELFRQRSQSYQYAADAHRTN; encoded by the coding sequence ATGTCACGATCAAATGCTTATTGGTTAGCCTTGGGTACCGCCCTCATTTCTGGGTTTTCTAATTATCTCGCAAAAATAGCGGTCACCGTCGTTTCTGACCCGGTGGTATTCACCTTGCTTAAGAATGCAGTTGTTGCGGTTCTGCTCGTGGGTATTATTGCTTTTGTCTCTCGATTCCGCGAGTGGCGCAGACTTTCTCGTCAGCAATGGGTACGGCTGATAACAATCGGGGTAGTCGGGGGGAGTATCCCATTTATTTTATTTTTTGTTGGCTTAACTAAGACGACAGCCTTGAGCGGTGGATTGATTCACAAAACTCTATTTATTTGGGTGGCGCTTCTCGCTGTTCCATTTCTCAAAGAGCGTATCACCGCACTCCAGGGAGCCGCCTTTATTTTGCTTATTCTTGGCAATTTCATGCTCGGCGGAGTAAAAGGATTTTCCTGGGGAACTGGCGAGCTCATGATACTTGCCGCAACACTCTTTTGGGCGGTAGAAAATATTATTGCTAAGAAAGTTTTGGCAGATTTGAGTAGCATCACGGTGGCTGGAGCGCGCATGGCATTTGGTTCAGTTATTTTGGCTGTTGTTGTATTGTTCCAGGGCAACTTTGATATGATATTTACGCTAACTGGTACGCAGTGGCTCTGGACACTGATACCGGCTGCGTTACTGCTTGGGTATGTCACCACGTGGTACACGGCGCTTAAATACGCGCGTGCTTCAATTGTGGCTTCATTGCTGGTACCCGCGACATTTATTACCAATATTTTGACTCAAGTACTCCAAGATAAAACGATGACTCCAGCGCAGATCAGTAGCGGCGTCGCCATCTGTCTTGGTATTGGGCTGCTTCTTTGGGAATTGTTCCGTCAGCGATCACAATCATATCAATATGCAGCCGACGCTCACCGCACAAATTGA
- a CDS encoding queuosine precursor transporter encodes MPFRLITLITGLFVAVLLISNIVSTKIVSFGSFTFDGGTLLFPLAYIFGDILTEVYGYTAARRVIWIGFTSAVLMSVMIMLIDWLPAAPDWPYQDAYHTILGLTPRIVLGSLTAYWAGEFLNSYVLAKMKIATHGRWLWARTIGSTIVGEGVDTALFILIAFWGVLPTSLIVSVLISNYIFKVGVEVLMTPVTYTIVRFLKRRERIDVYDTNTNFNPFVITDRP; translated from the coding sequence ATGCCATTCCGCTTAATAACCTTGATCACCGGTTTATTTGTCGCTGTACTCCTTATCTCCAATATAGTTTCAACCAAAATTGTTTCTTTTGGATCGTTTACTTTTGATGGTGGCACATTACTCTTCCCGCTGGCTTACATTTTCGGTGATATACTGACCGAGGTGTATGGGTACACCGCTGCGCGTCGAGTTATTTGGATTGGATTTACCAGCGCCGTTTTAATGTCAGTCATGATCATGCTCATCGATTGGCTCCCTGCGGCACCAGACTGGCCCTATCAAGACGCATACCATACTATTCTCGGCTTAACCCCCCGTATTGTTTTAGGATCACTCACTGCCTACTGGGCGGGGGAATTTCTTAATTCATACGTATTGGCTAAAATGAAAATCGCCACGCACGGGCGCTGGCTCTGGGCTCGCACTATTGGATCCACAATCGTTGGTGAAGGGGTTGACACGGCATTGTTTATTCTAATCGCTTTCTGGGGAGTTCTACCCACCTCACTAATCGTAAGTGTGCTGATTTCAAATTATATCTTTAAAGTGGGGGTAGAAGTACTCATGACACCAGTTACCTATACCATAGTGCGCTTCCTCAAACGCAGGGAGCGTATCGATGTCTATGACACCAATACAAACTTCAATCCATTTGTCATAACTGATCGTCCATAG